One part of the Proteiniborus sp. DW1 genome encodes these proteins:
- a CDS encoding uracil-DNA glycosylase, which yields MKDRRLEQLNLEITNKFIEKELVLGNGRADSIIMMVGEAPGAREVEQKKPFVGSAGKYLNEFLSILELEREKLYITNTVKFRPTKEGKRLGTKTNRTPTKSEIEEFKEYLFEEIDIIEPKIIVTLGNIPLKTVLNDDSMTIGQIHGKPILSKIKEREYTIFPLYHPAAVIYKRDLKEIYLNDLNELKELLESVQMNE from the coding sequence AAATAAATTTATCGAGAAAGAATTAGTTCTTGGAAATGGTAGAGCTGATAGTATAATAATGATGGTAGGGGAGGCACCAGGGGCTAGAGAAGTGGAGCAAAAAAAACCCTTTGTAGGCTCAGCGGGGAAATACCTAAATGAATTTTTATCGATTCTTGAATTAGAGAGAGAAAAGCTTTACATAACCAATACAGTCAAATTCAGACCTACTAAAGAAGGGAAAAGATTGGGCACAAAAACAAATAGAACACCAACTAAAAGTGAAATAGAAGAATTTAAAGAATACCTATTTGAAGAAATAGATATAATTGAACCAAAAATAATTGTAACATTAGGCAATATACCACTAAAAACAGTACTGAATGACGATTCTATGACAATAGGTCAAATTCATGGAAAGCCAATACTTTCTAAAATTAAGGAAAGAGAGTATACTATTTTTCCCCTATATCATCCAGCAGCAGTAATATATAAAAGAGATTTGAAAGAAATATATTTAAATGATCTTAATGAATTAAAAGAGTTATTAGAAAGTGTACAAATGAATGAATAA